In the genome of Zobellia nedashkovskayae, the window TATGATTTGCTAGGGTAATATTATCGAAAACAAATGGTAGCTCCATACAATGCAGCGCTTTATATTTTCCATCAAAAACAGGAGATTGCCAAGTGAATAAGTACATATAAACAGCTGCGCCACCTTTTAAATCTGATTTGATATTGGCTTGCTCTACAGCGCCTGGGCGAAATCTGGTATCCACATCCAACAAATCTTTTGCATCCGTATCTTTGGGATAAGCTTTCTTGACCGCTTTTACATAATCATCTGCCTTTTCTTTGTAAGTATCCTTAATATGATTCATAATGGTTTCATCGGAAGCTCCCACAAAACGCATATTGGCAAATGGTCCAAATTCATTTTTTGCAGTCCCAATAAGCAACGGGATATCTTTTGAAAGTGCCAACGCCTCTAAAGAACCTACTTGATATGGCAGGTCTATACCATCTTTACTAGGACCCCAGTTCAACTCAAAACCAACAACAGGTTTTCCTTCCGCTTTCATCTGCTCTGCAACTACTTTTAGAGCTTTGTTACTGGCATTCACCAATGTTTCAAAAGGAATATTCTGAATACTATCTATAGTACTAGCATCCAACCCTAAAATAGAAATAGTTTCTTTGGCAATAGCTTTGGTCTCTTTTTTCTCCAATATGCTATTTCTATAAGAACCACTTTGATTGACTGCTTTATGGAACAAACCCTTGGCTTTAGGCATTGCCATGAGAGTATTTACCTTTGCTCCTCCACCAGATTGCCCAAAAATAGTTACATTATTTGGGTCTCCTCCAAAGTTTGAAATATTATCCCGCACCCATTCCAGCGCAATAACCATATCAGAAATACTATTGTTAGCTGACTGTTGGTATTTTTCACCGTAGGCGGATAAATCTAAAAAGCCTAAAACATTCAACCGGTGATTGATAGAGACCACAACAACATCACCTTTTTTACTCAAATTAGCACCATCATAAGAAGGTAATTCATGACTTGAGCCTGCTGTAAATCCACCACCGTGAATCCAGAACATAACTGGTCTCTTTTTCCCTTCATCAATACCAGGTGTCCAAACATTTAAATTCAAACAATCTTCATTGGTATAACCCCAATCATGGTCAAAGACAAATTCAGCTTCATCCTGTACTAATGTTGTTGGTGTTAATAATGGCGCCACAGGCCCGTACATGGTAGAACTTCTTACGCCTTCCCAAGATTCCGGATTTTGTGCAGCTTCAAATCGTTTTGCCTGAGCATAGGGTATTCCCTTATAAGTGAAAACCCCTTTTTCAATATATCCACGAACTTTTCCGGAATTGGTTTTTGTTACCGCAATATTTTCTCCCGTATGTATTTCTGACTGAGCATCCAGAAAACTTGTGAAAAGTATAATTCCAAATACTACCAAAGTGGTGCTAATTTTTTTCATTTTATTGAGTGTATGTTGAGCTGTTATTCTTGTTATATGCAATCCCAAATTTCAATTATGTCCAATGTAAGGAAAAAACAAATTCCTACTTCAATGCACCTGCTCATTTTACATATAGAATCACTATTTTTCTATTCCAATTTCAATGTTTTTCAAGACAAAAAAGAACCAAAGAAAAACAAATAAACAAACCTCATTAAATAGATGAAATCATTCACTTCAAAATTGATAAACGACTAAACTCCCGACTGATTTTTAATAAAAATAATGTTAAATTATTAAAAAGGACTTAACTTGTAAATTCTGGTAAATCCGCTATAAATCACCTGTATTTACCCCTGAATTAAACACTTTGCGGCAATTTCAATGACAAAAATCATATTATTAACAAACAATTAAAGTTATGACAAAAGCACTCTATGTTGCTGCTTTAGAATCTCATAGTGGCAAGTCAATAGTTGTACTTGGTTTAATGCAACTTTTACTTGGAAAAATGGCAAAAGTTGGCTATTTCAGACCAGTAATTAGTGATGTTCAAGAAGGCGAAATCGATAATCACATTAACACTGTACTTTCTCATTTTGATTTGGATATTCCTGTAGAAGATGCTTACGCACTTACCCAAAGTCAGATGGTTGAAATGTTCAATGATGGACGAAAAGGAGACATTCTTGACTCGATCATATCAAAGTACAAAGAACTTGAACAACGGTTTGATTTTATCCTTGTAGAAGGAAGTGATTTCTCTAGTGATGGAAGTGTAATTGAATTTGATTTAAACATAGATATTGCCAAAAATCTTGGCATTCCCGTTATTCTAATTGATAATGCCAAAGGCAACAGCTTAGAGGAATTTTGCGGTAACCTTGGTTCTGCTGTCAATACCTATATTAAAAAAGACATTGAGCTCATTGGCGTGGTAGCAAATAAGCTCCGGCCAGAGAATATAGATTTAGTGAACAAGAGGCTAAATCTGGAGCTTAAAGACAAGACGGTTGTATTTGCAGTTCCTAGAGTTGCAAACCTATCTCACCCAACCATTCGTGAAATTTTGAAAGCTCTTAATGGAGAAGTGCTGTTTGGTGCAGAAAGCTTAAATAACCAAACCGGTAGTTTTGGTGTGGGTGCTATGCAATTACACAATTACCTAAATCACTTGCATGAGAATAGCCTGGTTATTACACCAGGAGACCGCTCAGACATTATATTAGGTGCGTTACATGCCAACCTTTCTGACAACTACCCTACCATTTCAGGGATTGTATTGACCGGAGGAATTATTCCAGAACCCTCTATCCTAAAGCTATTGGAAGGTTTTGAAACCCATGTACCCATAATTTCCGTAAAACAGGGCACCTTTGACACCACCAACGCCGTAGGTAATATTAAATCTAGGATTTACCCGGAAAGCAAACAAAAAATCGCAACGTCAATTTCACTTTTCAACTCTTATATTGATGGTGAATTATTGTTGGAGCGATTAAAAACTTACGAAGCAAAAGGCACTACGCCAAGAATGTTTCAGTACAACTTAGTACAGCGCGCCAAAACCTCTAAAAAGCACATTGTTCTTCCAGAAGGTGAAGATGATAGAATTATTGAAGCTGCTAGCGAGTTGAGTGCTTTGGGCATTGTTAAAATAACGCTTTTAGGGAATAAAGAAAAGATTGAAAAGAAGGCTATGCAGTTAGGTTTTGACCTTTCCCATTTGTCTATCCTTGATCCAGGAAGCGCACCTAATTTTGAAAGTTATGCCAACACCTTCTATGAATTAAGAAAGCATAAGGGTGTAAATATGGATATTGCCAGGGATTCTATGTTGGATGTTTCTTACTTTGGTACTATGATGGTGTACCAAGGAGATGCAGACGGTATGGTTTCAGGAGCTGTGCATACCACGCAACATACTATTCGCCCAGCATTACAGTTTGTTAAAACCAAGCCTGGCATAAAAGTAGTATCCTCTGTATTTTTTATGTGCCTGGAAAATAGAGTTTCCGTCTTTGGTGATTGTGCCATTAACCCTAATCCAACGGCAGAACAGTTAGCAGAGATTGCAATTTCGTCCGCAGCTTCTGCAGAGGCTTTTGGAATTAAAGCTAAAATTGCCATGTTATCTTATTCTTCCGGTAGTTCAGGAAAAGGAGATGATGTAGACAAGGTGAGATTGGCGACTGAAATCGTAAAAAAATCAAATCCTGAATTACAGATTGAAGGCCCCATACAATATGATGCGGCCGTAGACCCATTAATCGGTAAAAGTAAACTCCCTAATTCCGAGGTTGCAGGACAAGCGTCGGTTTTAATATTTCCAGATTTAAACACAGGAAACAACACCTATAAAGCAGTACAAAGAGAAACCGGAGCCGTGGCCATTGGCCCAATGTTACAGGGACTTAATAAACCCGTAAACGATTTAAGTAGAGGTTGTACGGTAGAAGATGTTTTTAATACAGTAATCGTAACTGCTATCCAAGCACAAGAAAAATAAACAACTATGCAGATTTTGATTGTCAATTCAGGGAGTTCCTCAATAAAATTTCAAGTGATTGAAATGCCTTCCGAAGAAATTATTTGTAAAGGTTTGGTGGAGCGTATCGGACTTGATAACGGTAAAGTACATTATACTGCCAAAGAAAAATCTCATGTAGAGTCATTGACCCTTGCAGACCACAAAGAAGGTTTACGGGCAATTACTAATTTATTGATGCATGACATCCATGGTATTCTAAAACACCCAGATGAAATTGATGTTGTTGCACATCGTGTAGTGCATGGTGGGAGTAAGTTTGATCAACCCACCAAAATTGATGAAAGCGTAGTAGCAGAGATAGAACGACTTAGTTCTATAGCTCCGCTCCATAATCCTGCCAACGCAACAGGTATCAGAGTAGCCATAGATATGTTTAAAAATGCAGGACAGGTTGCTATTTTTGATACGGCCTATCATCAAACCATGCCTGAAAAAGCATACCGCTATGCAATTCCTAAAGAACTTGCAGACAAAAACCGTATTCGTGTATATGGTTTTCATGGCACTAGTCACAAATATGTTTCGGAACAGGCTATTGCCTATTTAGAAAAACCAGCGAACAAAATCATAAGTATTCACCTAGGTAATGGTTGTAGTGCTACTGCTATAAAAGATGGCAAGAGTATTGATCATTCTTTGGGCTTTAGCCCTACAAACGGACTTATTATGGGTACCCGTAGTGGAGATATTGATCATTCCGTAATTTTTCATCTTATGAATAGTTTAAAAATGACTTCTGAAGAGGTCAACTATTTATTACAAAAACAAAGCGGACTTTTGGGCCTAACCGGATATTCGGATTTGCGAGAAATCCAAAATGGAGCAGAAGAAGGAAATAAAGATTGCCAATTGGCATTAGCCATGACCGCCTATCGTATTAAAAAGTTTATTGGCACTTACATTGCCGTGCTCAACGGCGTAGATGCCATACTCTTTACTGGAGGTATAGGTGAAAACTCAAGTGTACTCAGAGAAATGGCCTGTAAAGACATGGAAGCATTAGGCCTTCACATTGATGATAAAAAAAACAACCAAAGAAGCGCCTCTATTTTTGAGATTCAGAAAGATGAATCACAAGTTAAAATTCTTGTTGTCCCCACTAATGAGGAATTAGAAATAGCTAGACAAACTTATGCGTTGGAGGCGTAAGTGCTAACTTTTTTGGAAAACAAGGCTTGTGTTTGCACAGATTATAGAAAATACTACTTCTTTCAAAATAACAAAACTCTTTCAGTGCTCTGAGAGGGTTTTATCGTTATACTGGTGGAGAGACTAACAATTTAAAACTTGATTACAAGAAGTGCTTTAAATAGACATATATACTTATTTTCACATTATACTACTCTACTCGGATTGATTCTCTTGGATATAAATGTAACAAAGTAAAAAGATAAAGCATTTACATAATTCCGTAAGTTTTTACTTTGAATTATTTGTAATATTGCTTTTGTAACGCAAACCATTTAGCGATGAGGAGTTTAGCATTTATTTTCTTAATATTCATAGTTTCTGGAATCGCGCAGAAAAAGCAAATAGACATTTATAAAGCAGATAATGGAGTGACTTATCGCCTCAAAGATGAAATACATGTGTTCATGAAATCATTGATATTGTTTTTCTTCTCCATGATTTGATTCCCAAAAAAATAAGAGCCACTAACAAAATTATAAAGTACAGTGTCGTAATTCCACTTTTAGCAAGACTAAAGACTGAGGCTGTTCTTACCATGTCAGATGTTAAATTAGGATAGTTGGCAAGTAAATTAATTATTCCGATATTTTCCAGATAATCTGCCAATCCTGCGAATAACGGTAGCAAACAGAGAAAAAACAACTTACTGTTGAGCTTATTCAGTTTTTTAAAAAAGTAGGCGAGTACTAAACAATAACTGATACCAAAAAGCGCGGGATAAACCATATCTACTGGAAGTTGACGGTAGATGTAGGCGTCCCTACCCTGTGGCCCGAGGGCATTGAACAGCGCTTTTACATAATTAGGGTCATAACCTGTGGGCATCATATCCAACAATCTCATACCATTGGCATAACCTACAACCTTGGGAATGGTAATTGTCAGCATTAGGATATATACCAAGTTGGTCAGTACAAAAAGGAACAACACCTTTTTGCCCGATACGTTTTTCTCTATTGTTGTACGGATGATTTTCATGACTTTATGTTATTCAACAAAGAAACACCATGAAATCAAAACCTAGTTTAACAAATGATAAAAAGCAATTCTAATACTGTTTTCTTAAGCGGCTTAAAGAAACATTGGTAATACCCAGATAGGAAGCGATCATGGAATGGGGAATTTTATTTTCTAACATTGAAAAGTCTTTACGGAACTGCTCCAATCTTTCCTTAGCCGACCAAGAGGCCATTCGGATTTCTTTACTGACCTTATTCAAAAGTTCTTGTCGCATAACCGTATTTCCGAAATCACGGATCTCTAAATTGTCAATCATTAATGATTCAAAGTCTTTGGCATCTATTTTGGCAAAGTTGCAATCGGTTATGGTTTCGCAATACAATAATGATTTTCCATTGTCGGTTCGTGTGACGAAAGGGGGTAGAACGGTATTGTCTTCAAAGAAAGATAGTGTGATTTCCTCTCCTTCGGAGTTTAGTAAAAAAATACGGGCAATTCCTTTTAAAAGTATATATTCAGAATCATCTGTTTGATTTGGCTTAAGCAAAATACTGTCTTTCTTCGATTGTTGTTCAATACATATATCTGCTAATTGTTGGCGGGCATTTTGGGATACATGTGAAGTGTACGTATCGATAGATTTATCCAATTTTGATACTTCCATACCTTAAATGTAATGAAGAGATTTAAACTTCTGCCAAAAAAAGGGATGGACTTTGATAATGGTCCATCCCCTTTAATTAATATTCAAGTTTCTGTACTGCGCCCATTGTGCTCTTTTGCTGTTGTTAAAGGTTGAGAAGTACTGTCCTGTTTTTGAAGTTGGAATGTGTAACCATAATATTATATATATTTCTTTTAAGTGGGATATTTGTGTGACTTTAGGAAAATTTCAGTTTGTATAATACCCTTGATAATGCACTTAAATCCTTAAACAAATACAACACTTTATGCCAAAGAAACCGTTACCAAATCATACGCATCGATTTTACCTTTGAGCTGAGGTTTCCCTAAAGTCTTAACGGAATACTCGTCCCCGAATTCTAATCGAAGAATTAGGTTTTTGGAAACCAGTAGGTCAACACCATATGCATTGCATAGTCCTTGTATTCTTGCGGTGGTATTCAACACATCCCCGGTAAAGAATATCTCTTTTTTCAAGGCGCCGATTTCTCCGGTGGTTACTTCCCCAAAGTGCAAACCTGCTTTAAAATCTGGGAAAACCTTATATTTTTCCAAATAGTTTTCCTTCCTTTTTAATAGATCCGATTTCATATCAAAAAAACAATGAATACAGTTATTCTTATTTATGCCGTTTTTGATTTTCCAAGAGATAACAATTTCATCCCCGATATATTGATAGACCTCGCCGCGGTTCTTGACAATAGCATCCGATAGGTCAAAATAATACGCCTTTAGCAATTCAAAATATTGGATATGCCCCAATTGTTCCGCAATAAAAGTGGAATTTTTCATGTCGGCAAACATAAAGATTCGGGTCTCGGCAACGGGTTTGTGGTACTTTCCGGTAAAGAAATTGAGCAAGATGTTCTGCCCAAGATTTTCGCTGATTTCTGCATATAGTAATGATGTCAGCAACTGAAACGAAAGTTGTATCATCGTGCTAGCATTGGTAATGCTGAAAAAAAAAGTCCCATATCTATTCCAAACACGTTGATTCAGTATCGAAGTTTTTAGCTCCATACTTGCCGCTATTGGAAAAGTGATTAAAATTACCACAAAGAAAAATGCTGCATAAATGAGAAATTTTGAAATAATTTTAACCAAAAAACGCTGCTTTTCGAACAAGCGGTTCAGATATACCAATTCGATAAAACCAACTAGAATACCAATAAAAGTGATTCCTGTAAGGGCAAAAGTCAGAACACCGGCATCAAGTTTAATAGCACTTTCCAGGTTATTCGCTTTGCCTCCAAGCGCGGCATGCTCTACCCAAAGAAATAAAGCCCCAGAGACTAGCCAAATGATTCCGAAGGGAATAATTCTACCTATATTTCTTTTAGTTATGGCGGATAGTTTCATTAAATCGAGTTCTATTTAATTACCGTACAATAAGCATATTGTATTTGCACAAGAATGGTGTACTGATATTGGAATCATTTCCTTATTCGGACACGATGAAAATGCCCTTGTGTTAAAGCAACCCCTTCTTTTCTAATGAAGCTCTCAACATCGCCTGATTTTCCCAGAATTGGTCTTTTATCTTTTGCATAATGGCATCAAATTCGGGATGATTTTTTAGCGGTTGAATCAGTGGTTCATCTTCAATTAACAAAAACCAATACATATAATTCTCTGTTTTGGAAAATATTCTAAGCTGTTCGATAGCCTCATTAACCTTCCCCTCATAAGCGTATTTCCAAACTAGATTTACACTTCTATAGGTTGATTGGTCCCCTTCGCAGTATTCTGAGAAATCGTTAAAAAGTTTCTCAGCTTCCGAGTCCAACCCCATTTTTTTATATACCGAGGCAATTTTGACGTTTTCTTGTAGATAAATATCCAGTCCATTTGCTTCCCTTGCTTCAACAAACTTTTTAAAATAGGTATAGGCACTGTCATAATTTTCCTCGATATAATACAACTTCCCTATGTCCTGTAAAAGGTCAAGCCGAGTGGTATCCTTGTTCCATTCTTTAACCACCAAATTTCTAGTTCGCTCAACATTACCATCCTTAGCGAACAGGATAAATGCTTTTAAATGCGGCGCATAATAATTTTCAGCATTATAATCGAGCGACATGTTGATGTATTTTAACGCCTCATCAACAAATCCCGATGACACCAGGGCATTACTCAGCTGTAAATAGGTATAGCTCTGGGTAACAGAATCACTTGCAACGTTAAGCTGAACCCCTTTCAATGCATACTCAAGGTATTTATTGGTATCGGGAATCATGCTAGAATAAAACAACGCAAGTATTTGCACGGCCAGGGATGAATTGGGATTATACTCCAGTGCCTTTTCAAGATGTGGCAATGCCAACTGGTACTCCTTTGTTCGTATATAGTAAAAAGCCTTGGCGACCAAACTTTCGGCAGATTTTGAATCGTAAAGCAAGGCTTTATCCGCATAGCTATTAATCTTTTCGGTGTATTGTTTCTCGATTTGAGACATTTCGAGCAAATAGTATGAAATAGCGATGTTGGCATAAGCCAAGGCAAACTGCGAATCTTGTTCTATTGCCTTTTCAAATAATGAGATGGCCTTTTCCAAGCCTTCCGGAGTCTGAGAATAATAAGGGTCTAATGCTTGGAGATAATAATCATAGGCCACCAGATTTTCGGTAGGTCTTTTTTCAATTTGCTCCAGTTCGGCCGGTGTCACGACCGCCTCAATGGCATCGGCAATTTTCTTCGCAACATCGTTTTGTAACGCAAAGACGTCCGACACTTCCTGATTGTACTGTTCTACCCAAATTGGTGTATCCGATGAAGCTTCAATTAATTGAACATTGAGCAATACCTGATTCCCAACACGTTGACCACTACCTTCTACCAAAT includes:
- the pta gene encoding phosphate acetyltransferase, coding for MTKALYVAALESHSGKSIVVLGLMQLLLGKMAKVGYFRPVISDVQEGEIDNHINTVLSHFDLDIPVEDAYALTQSQMVEMFNDGRKGDILDSIISKYKELEQRFDFILVEGSDFSSDGSVIEFDLNIDIAKNLGIPVILIDNAKGNSLEEFCGNLGSAVNTYIKKDIELIGVVANKLRPENIDLVNKRLNLELKDKTVVFAVPRVANLSHPTIREILKALNGEVLFGAESLNNQTGSFGVGAMQLHNYLNHLHENSLVITPGDRSDIILGALHANLSDNYPTISGIVLTGGIIPEPSILKLLEGFETHVPIISVKQGTFDTTNAVGNIKSRIYPESKQKIATSISLFNSYIDGELLLERLKTYEAKGTTPRMFQYNLVQRAKTSKKHIVLPEGEDDRIIEAASELSALGIVKITLLGNKEKIEKKAMQLGFDLSHLSILDPGSAPNFESYANTFYELRKHKGVNMDIARDSMLDVSYFGTMMVYQGDADGMVSGAVHTTQHTIRPALQFVKTKPGIKVVSSVFFMCLENRVSVFGDCAINPNPTAEQLAEIAISSAASAEAFGIKAKIAMLSYSSGSSGKGDDVDKVRLATEIVKKSNPELQIEGPIQYDAAVDPLIGKSKLPNSEVAGQASVLIFPDLNTGNNTYKAVQRETGAVAIGPMLQGLNKPVNDLSRGCTVEDVFNTVIVTAIQAQEK
- a CDS encoding adenylate/guanylate cyclase domain-containing protein, with product MKLSAITKRNIGRIIPFGIIWLVSGALFLWVEHAALGGKANNLESAIKLDAGVLTFALTGITFIGILVGFIELVYLNRLFEKQRFLVKIISKFLIYAAFFFVVILITFPIAASMELKTSILNQRVWNRYGTFFFSITNASTMIQLSFQLLTSLLYAEISENLGQNILLNFFTGKYHKPVAETRIFMFADMKNSTFIAEQLGHIQYFELLKAYYFDLSDAIVKNRGEVYQYIGDEIVISWKIKNGINKNNCIHCFFDMKSDLLKRKENYLEKYKVFPDFKAGLHFGEVTTGEIGALKKEIFFTGDVLNTTARIQGLCNAYGVDLLVSKNLILRLEFGDEYSVKTLGKPQLKGKIDAYDLVTVSLA
- a CDS encoding Crp/Fnr family transcriptional regulator, which codes for MEVSKLDKSIDTYTSHVSQNARQQLADICIEQQSKKDSILLKPNQTDDSEYILLKGIARIFLLNSEGEEITLSFFEDNTVLPPFVTRTDNGKSLLYCETITDCNFAKIDAKDFESLMIDNLEIRDFGNTVMRQELLNKVSKEIRMASWSAKERLEQFRKDFSMLENKIPHSMIASYLGITNVSLSRLRKQY
- a CDS encoding helix-turn-helix domain-containing protein, whose amino-acid sequence is MSNTSANTSTFIEQAEALILENLGNEQFGVSELADAMNMSRSNLLRKIKKQTKLSASQFIRQVRLKEAMELLKEGSSTVSEISYQVGFGSTSYFIKCFRELYGYPPGEVGKGAVVEESEKVRTNFLNRYRWPVIATSVVALLVASILFFNKKDAVNTVEIEKSIAVLPFKNESADSTNLYFVNGLMESALNNLQKIEDLRVISRTSVEKYRKTDKGIPEIAKELNVNYLVEGSGQRVGNQVLLNVQLIEASSDTPIWVEQYNQEVSDVFALQNDVAKKIADAIEAVVTPAELEQIEKRPTENLVAYDYYLQALDPYYSQTPEGLEKAISLFEKAIEQDSQFALAYANIAISYYLLEMSQIEKQYTEKINSYADKALLYDSKSAESLVAKAFYYIRTKEYQLALPHLEKALEYNPNSSLAVQILALFYSSMIPDTNKYLEYALKGVQLNVASDSVTQSYTYLQLSNALVSSGFVDEALKYINMSLDYNAENYYAPHLKAFILFAKDGNVERTRNLVVKEWNKDTTRLDLLQDIGKLYYIEENYDSAYTYFKKFVEAREANGLDIYLQENVKIASVYKKMGLDSEAEKLFNDFSEYCEGDQSTYRSVNLVWKYAYEGKVNEAIEQLRIFSKTENYMYWFLLIEDEPLIQPLKNHPEFDAIMQKIKDQFWENQAMLRASLEKKGLL
- a CDS encoding carboxylesterase/lipase family protein → MKKISTTLVVFGIILFTSFLDAQSEIHTGENIAVTKTNSGKVRGYIEKGVFTYKGIPYAQAKRFEAAQNPESWEGVRSSTMYGPVAPLLTPTTLVQDEAEFVFDHDWGYTNEDCLNLNVWTPGIDEGKKRPVMFWIHGGGFTAGSSHELPSYDGANLSKKGDVVVVSINHRLNVLGFLDLSAYGEKYQQSANNSISDMVIALEWVRDNISNFGGDPNNVTIFGQSGGGAKVNTLMAMPKAKGLFHKAVNQSGSYRNSILEKKETKAIAKETISILGLDASTIDSIQNIPFETLVNASNKALKVVAEQMKAEGKPVVGFELNWGPSKDGIDLPYQVGSLEALALSKDIPLLIGTAKNEFGPFANMRFVGASDETIMNHIKDTYKEKADDYVKAVKKAYPKDTDAKDLLDVDTRFRPGAVEQANIKSDLKGGAAVYMYLFTWQSPVFDGKYKALHCMELPFVFDNITLANHMTGGGKGAHALADKMSQAWINFAKTGNPNHSGLPEWPSYNSANTATMHFDSISVVKPQLDKELFAIIKNTDK
- a CDS encoding acetate/propionate family kinase — encoded protein: MQILIVNSGSSSIKFQVIEMPSEEIICKGLVERIGLDNGKVHYTAKEKSHVESLTLADHKEGLRAITNLLMHDIHGILKHPDEIDVVAHRVVHGGSKFDQPTKIDESVVAEIERLSSIAPLHNPANATGIRVAIDMFKNAGQVAIFDTAYHQTMPEKAYRYAIPKELADKNRIRVYGFHGTSHKYVSEQAIAYLEKPANKIISIHLGNGCSATAIKDGKSIDHSLGFSPTNGLIMGTRSGDIDHSVIFHLMNSLKMTSEEVNYLLQKQSGLLGLTGYSDLREIQNGAEEGNKDCQLALAMTAYRIKKFIGTYIAVLNGVDAILFTGGIGENSSVLREMACKDMEALGLHIDDKKNNQRSASIFEIQKDESQVKILVVPTNEELEIARQTYALEA